The Tenuifilum sp. 4138str genome contains the following window.
GTTTTCTTTTCTTGCATTTTCATCTTGCCAAAAAGAAAGAACCGATAGGGTAAATAGCAATTCAGGCATTTCATTTGCCGGTAAGACCTATGAGGTTTTCACAACAGCAAACGATTCGGTTACTCGCTTAGCTCTAACTTCAAAAGGGAAATTCGATTTGGCTCGTCAACCATTTGAAACCGAAGTGGCTGTTTTTGTAAACCCAAGTAAACAGTTTCAGGAGATAATTGGTATTGGTGGAGCTATTACCGATGCTGCTGCGGAAACCTTTGCCCGTTTAACACCTGAGAATCAGCAAAAGCTATTGGAGGCTTACTTTCATCCTGAAAAGGGGATAGGTTACACATTTATACGCACCAGTATTCATAGCTGCGATTTTAGCAGCAGCAGTTACACATATATTGCCGATGGCGATAGCGCGCTAGCTACCTTTAGCATAGCGCACGACATGCAGTACAGGCTACCACTCATTAAAAAAGCGTTTGAAATATCGGGCAGTAACACTAAACTTCTTGCAAGCCCATGGAGTCCACCTGCATTCATGAAAGATAACAATAACATGCTTTACGGTGGTAAGCTTTTGCAGCGTTACTACCAGTCGTGGGCTAATTATTTTGTTCGGTTCATACAGGAATATGAGAAAGCCGGAATTCATGTTTGGGGTGTTACTGTTCAGAATGAGCCTATGGCTCGTCAAACTTGGGAGTCGTGCATATTTACTGCTGAGGAGGAGCGCGATTTCCTGAAGCATTACCTTGGCCCTACCTTTTGGAATAACGGGCTTAAGGATAAAAAGATAATTATTTGGGACCACAACCGCGATTTGATGCCTTACCGTGCTGATGTCATATTTTCAGACCCCGAAGCATCGAAATACGCTTGGGGCATTGGCTATCACTGGTATGAGGATTGGTGGGGCGGGAAAAAGATGTACGATAACGTAAGGAATGTTCACGAAAGTTATCCCGAAAAGCATATCATTTTCACCGAGGGAACAGTTGAACGCTTTGTGCCTAACCATTACAATTACTGGCCAAATGCCGAAAAGTATGCTACATCGATGATTTACGATTTTAACAGCGGCACATCGGGATGGATTGATTGGAATATCCTGCTCGATGAGAATGGAGGACCTAACCATGTTGGAAATTTTTGCTTTGCTCCCATGCATGGCGATACACGAACAGGCGAACTTTTTATTACCCCTGCATTCTACTACCTTGGCCATTTCTCCAAGTTTATTAGGCCAGGAGCGCGGCGGATTAGTACCTCGCCATCGCGCAGCAACCTACTTGCCGCATCGTTCAGCAATACCGACGGAAGTATAGTGACGGTTGTACTTAATACCACCGATTTACCCATAAACTACTTTCTGATTTGCGGTAATGCTATGGCTCAAATTCAAATACCTGCTCACGCAATTCAAAGTATCAGGTATTAATTATCAGTGCGTAGAGTATTGTGAATTAATACCATAAAGGTTTAATGGTTTATTAAAAGCACTCGCTAGGTAAAGGTAGTTGTTTCCCATTTTTTTTGTATTACGATTATAAAATTGCAATCCAATTTTTAGCGGTACGTTCAAAACAATTGAAAAATTCTATCTTTGCTTATCCAAACCATAAACCATGAGCGAGTCGCTGCTCGATGCACTAATAAAGCTTTTTGCCATACTCGTGAACATTGAGAGTAAAGCCGATAGTGGTTTTGCTCTCGATGTTTTGGAGGATTACCTGCATCACGACTTTAGCGATGAGCAGGCAAAGGTTTTTATTGATAGATTTACCAACTTTGGTGTTAGCTATCGTAAGGAGTTAGAGGATGTAAGCCTTGACCGCTTCACTGAGTCGCCCATGGTTCATGTTATAATCGATTCTATTAACCATGAGTTTGAACAGCACCAAAAGGTATGGCTAGTTTTACAGTTGCTGGAATTCCTAGCCGATAGCAAGCTTACCACTTCCGATAGGCTTGAATTTGCCCGAAGGGTAGCTAACCAGTTCAATATTAGTGATTTTGAGTTTTCCAATGGGCGCGATTTTATTCTAAGCGAGTCCCCCGGTCAAATACCGTGGAACCAACAGGTTCTACTCATAAGCTCGGAACGCGATAATCCTATACCAGAAATTAAACATCTTGTAAACGATCGACTTCAGGGGCAGCTTTACGTACTTAGGATTGCCAGTACCAATACCTTACTGGTGAAGTACTTTGGTGAGCTGGAGCTTTTCATGAATAGCCGAATGCTTAAGCCGGGGAGAACATACCTTTTCGGTCCCGGTGCTGTAATTCGCGGGACACGCATGTCGCCTGTTTACTACAGCAAGGTTGTATCGGTTTTTATTCAAACCCCTGGTAAGCCTTTTGTTTCAATTGTTGCAAAGGATATTGAGTATAAGCACAAGGGGAGTCGGAATGGAGTTTACCCATTTTCATTCTCAGCCTATTCCGGCCAACTGGTTGGAATTATGGGCGGAAGCGGTGTGGGTAAGTCAACCCTTATTAACCTTCTCAATGGGAATTTAAAGCCCGTTTCAGGCAAGGTTTATATCAATGGGTACGATGTTCATAACAGTAAAACCGAGCTTGAAGGGGTTATTGGCTATGTTCCTCAGGACGATTTGCTGGTTGAAGAGCTTACGGTCTTTCAAAATCTATACTACAACGCGCTTTTCTGTTTCAGCCATCTCAGTAAAAAGGAGGTTGTAGAGCTGGTTGACAGAACCCTTGTAGATTTTGACCTGGTTGAGGCACGCGACCTTAAGGTTGGCAATCCGCTAAACAAGTACATAAGCGGGGGGCAGCGCAAGCGCCTTAACATTGCCATGGAGCTTATGCGTGAGCCTTCGATTCTATTTGTCGATGAGCCTACCTCAGGGCTCTCATCGCTCGATGCCGAGCGCATTATGCTTATTTTACGCAAGCAAACATTTAAGGGAAAACTGGTAATTACCAATATCCATCAGCCCTCATCGGATGTTTTTAAGATATTCGA
Protein-coding sequences here:
- a CDS encoding glycoside hydrolase family 30 protein; the protein is MKAIQLLALTAFSFLAFSSCQKERTDRVNSNSGISFAGKTYEVFTTANDSVTRLALTSKGKFDLARQPFETEVAVFVNPSKQFQEIIGIGGAITDAAAETFARLTPENQQKLLEAYFHPEKGIGYTFIRTSIHSCDFSSSSYTYIADGDSALATFSIAHDMQYRLPLIKKAFEISGSNTKLLASPWSPPAFMKDNNNMLYGGKLLQRYYQSWANYFVRFIQEYEKAGIHVWGVTVQNEPMARQTWESCIFTAEEERDFLKHYLGPTFWNNGLKDKKIIIWDHNRDLMPYRADVIFSDPEASKYAWGIGYHWYEDWWGGKKMYDNVRNVHESYPEKHIIFTEGTVERFVPNHYNYWPNAEKYATSMIYDFNSGTSGWIDWNILLDENGGPNHVGNFCFAPMHGDTRTGELFITPAFYYLGHFSKFIRPGARRISTSPSRSNLLAASFSNTDGSIVTVVLNTTDLPINYFLICGNAMAQIQIPAHAIQSIRY